A DNA window from Anaerocolumna sp. AGMB13020 contains the following coding sequences:
- the nifJ gene encoding pyruvate:ferredoxin (flavodoxin) oxidoreductase, producing MAKTIMTMDGNSAAAYAAYAFTDVAAIYPITPSTSMAEVTDDWSAKGRKNIFGQEVNVVEMQSEAGAAGAFHGSLQAGALTTTFTASQGLLLMIPNMYKAAGELLPGVFHVSARAIATHALSIFGDHQDVMAVRQTGCPMLASGSVQEVMDLAPVAHLSAIKGRLPFVHFFDGFRTSHEIQKVEALDYEDYASLLDYKALKDFRDRALSPNHPVTRGTAQNPDIYFQGRESANQYYENIVPIVEEYLGKMGELTGRKYGLFDYYGAADAEYVIIAMGSVTQTIEETIDYHNKNGEKYGLIKVHLFRPFSAKHFLSCLPSTAKKVAVLERTKEPGALYEPLYLDISASLADEKDKPEIIGGRFGLGSKDTTPADITAVYENLKQNSPKDHFTIGITDDVTDTSLPEVKRFSTEPSDRKACKFWGLGSDGTVGANKQAIMIIGNSTDYNVQAYFDYDSKKSGGITMSHLRFGKTKIKSTYLVVHADYVACHNQSYVNKYDMLSDIKPGGIFVLNCKWKDDELEEMLPVGLKRDLAEKNIRFYTIDAVSIAGEIGLGNRINMIMQGAFFKLIDILPEDVFTKELKKAAAYSYGKKGEQVVAMNHEAIDRGVKGVHEVKVPEHWKNASDKAVNAVDEPEFVQKIMRPMQELKGNELPVSAFKGREDGTFPNGSTAFEKRGIAVNVPEWISENCIQCNQCSYVCPHAVIRPFLMTEEEMQKAPEHYVALKATGKGYENYRFRIQVSTMDCTGCGNCADICPAKEKALVMKPIDSQTEVQVPNWKYAFYEVGHKNNLSYGNTFKESQFKQPLMEFSGACAGCGETPYIKLITQLFGDRMMIANATGCSSIWGASAPSTAYTANREGKGPAWANSLFEDNAEYGFGMYLGNRQIRAKLEGLMKELLETGLEENVKELINDWIHYKQDGEISKSASEKLVKALTEYKTPDEEKKKLIDEILEKKDYLVKRSHWIVGGDGWAYDIGYGGLDQVLSSGEDINVLVFDTEVYSNTGGQASKSTPAAAVAKFAASGKKSGKKDLGRMMMTYGNVYVAQVGINADNNQLYKAVREAESYKGPSLIIAYSPCISHGMKVGMGKSMATIKEAVKAGYWHLYRYNPDLKKDNKNPFILDSKAPTGSFREFIMGQVRYSSLAKAYPEIAEELFQKAEEQAKERYEIYKNMSELTKI from the coding sequence ATGGCTAAAACAATAATGACGATGGATGGTAATTCAGCAGCAGCTTATGCTGCGTATGCTTTTACCGATGTAGCAGCAATCTATCCCATAACTCCGTCCACCAGTATGGCAGAGGTTACCGATGACTGGTCAGCGAAGGGAAGAAAGAATATTTTCGGGCAGGAAGTAAATGTAGTGGAGATGCAATCAGAAGCCGGTGCTGCCGGTGCTTTCCATGGTTCCCTTCAGGCCGGTGCTCTTACCACAACCTTTACCGCATCCCAGGGATTGTTACTTATGATACCAAATATGTATAAAGCAGCAGGTGAATTACTACCGGGGGTTTTTCATGTAAGTGCAAGAGCAATCGCCACGCATGCGCTCAGTATTTTTGGTGATCATCAAGACGTTATGGCAGTAAGACAGACAGGGTGCCCGATGCTGGCAAGCGGTTCTGTTCAGGAAGTAATGGATCTGGCACCTGTAGCTCATCTGTCTGCGATAAAAGGGCGTCTTCCTTTTGTACATTTTTTTGATGGTTTTCGTACCTCACATGAAATACAGAAGGTAGAAGCACTTGATTATGAGGACTATGCCTCCCTCCTTGATTATAAGGCCTTAAAGGATTTCAGGGACAGAGCTTTATCTCCCAACCATCCGGTTACCAGAGGAACAGCCCAGAATCCGGATATTTATTTCCAGGGAAGAGAGTCCGCTAATCAATATTATGAGAACATTGTACCCATAGTAGAAGAATATCTGGGCAAAATGGGAGAGCTTACCGGACGAAAATATGGTCTCTTTGATTACTATGGTGCAGCAGATGCAGAATACGTAATAATTGCAATGGGCTCTGTAACCCAAACAATTGAGGAAACCATAGATTATCATAATAAAAATGGTGAAAAATATGGTCTTATAAAGGTTCATTTATTCCGCCCCTTCAGTGCAAAGCACTTTCTAAGCTGTCTTCCCTCCACCGCAAAGAAGGTTGCAGTTCTTGAAAGGACAAAAGAGCCGGGTGCTCTGTATGAGCCATTGTATCTGGACATCAGTGCAAGCCTGGCAGACGAAAAGGACAAGCCGGAAATCATCGGAGGCAGATTTGGTCTGGGTTCAAAAGATACGACCCCGGCAGATATAACAGCAGTTTATGAGAACCTGAAACAGAATTCGCCAAAAGATCATTTTACCATCGGGATTACCGATGACGTAACAGATACCTCTCTTCCGGAAGTGAAAAGATTCTCGACAGAACCTTCTGACAGAAAAGCCTGCAAATTCTGGGGTCTGGGGTCAGATGGTACGGTAGGTGCAAACAAGCAGGCAATTATGATAATCGGTAACTCCACGGACTATAACGTACAAGCGTACTTTGATTACGATTCCAAAAAGTCCGGAGGTATTACCATGTCTCACTTAAGATTCGGAAAGACAAAGATAAAGTCTACCTATCTGGTGGTCCATGCGGATTATGTGGCATGTCATAACCAATCTTATGTGAACAAATATGATATGTTAAGCGATATCAAACCCGGTGGAATATTTGTATTAAACTGCAAATGGAAGGATGATGAACTGGAGGAGATGCTGCCAGTAGGGCTTAAGAGAGACCTGGCTGAGAAAAATATCCGCTTCTATACCATAGATGCTGTAAGCATTGCCGGTGAAATCGGACTTGGAAATCGTATTAACATGATAATGCAGGGAGCCTTCTTTAAGCTCATTGACATCCTGCCGGAAGATGTATTTACGAAAGAATTAAAGAAAGCTGCCGCCTATTCTTATGGAAAGAAAGGTGAGCAGGTTGTTGCTATGAACCACGAAGCTATTGACCGTGGTGTAAAAGGTGTTCATGAAGTAAAGGTACCGGAACACTGGAAGAATGCTTCGGATAAAGCGGTAAATGCTGTAGATGAACCGGAATTCGTTCAAAAGATAATGCGGCCAATGCAGGAGTTAAAAGGAAATGAACTTCCTGTCAGTGCTTTTAAAGGAAGAGAAGACGGTACCTTCCCAAATGGTTCCACTGCTTTTGAAAAACGCGGTATTGCTGTTAATGTACCGGAGTGGATCAGTGAGAATTGCATCCAATGTAATCAATGCTCCTATGTATGCCCGCATGCGGTTATAAGGCCCTTTTTGATGACAGAGGAGGAAATGCAGAAGGCACCTGAACATTATGTTGCCTTAAAAGCTACTGGTAAAGGATATGAAAATTATAGGTTCCGCATTCAGGTCAGCACAATGGATTGTACTGGCTGCGGTAACTGTGCAGATATCTGCCCGGCCAAAGAAAAAGCACTGGTGATGAAACCCATCGATTCCCAGACAGAAGTCCAGGTGCCGAACTGGAAATATGCCTTCTATGAAGTTGGTCATAAAAACAATCTGTCTTATGGAAACACATTTAAGGAAAGCCAGTTTAAGCAGCCTTTGATGGAGTTTTCAGGAGCCTGTGCAGGCTGTGGTGAAACACCGTATATTAAATTGATCACACAGCTCTTCGGAGACAGAATGATGATTGCAAATGCTACAGGCTGTTCCTCTATCTGGGGGGCTTCAGCACCAAGTACTGCCTACACAGCGAACAGAGAAGGAAAAGGTCCTGCCTGGGCAAATTCTCTTTTTGAGGATAATGCAGAATATGGATTTGGTATGTACCTTGGTAACAGGCAGATACGTGCCAAGCTGGAAGGACTTATGAAGGAGCTCCTGGAAACAGGGCTTGAGGAAAATGTGAAAGAGCTTATCAATGACTGGATTCATTATAAGCAGGATGGAGAAATAAGTAAATCTGCCAGTGAAAAGCTTGTAAAGGCACTAACAGAATATAAAACACCGGATGAAGAGAAGAAAAAACTTATTGATGAGATCCTGGAGAAGAAAGATTATCTTGTTAAGAGATCTCATTGGATTGTTGGTGGCGATGGCTGGGCTTATGATATCGGCTACGGCGGTCTTGACCAGGTGCTGTCTTCCGGTGAAGATATCAATGTGCTGGTATTTGATACAGAAGTATATTCCAATACCGGCGGGCAGGCTTCCAAATCCACACCTGCAGCAGCAGTAGCCAAGTTCGCTGCCTCCGGTAAGAAATCCGGTAAAAAGGATCTTGGCAGAATGATGATGACTTACGGAAATGTATATGTTGCACAGGTAGGTATCAATGCCGACAATAACCAGTTATATAAGGCGGTAAGAGAAGCTGAAAGTTATAAAGGACCTTCTCTGATTATTGCTTATTCCCCCTGTATCAGTCATGGTATGAAAGTCGGTATGGGTAAGAGTATGGCTACAATCAAGGAAGCAGTTAAAGCAGGTTACTGGCATTTATACCGTTATAACCCTGACCTGAAAAAAGATAACAAGAATCCATTTATCCTGGATTCCAAAGCACCAACAGGTAGCTTCAGAGAGTTTATAATGGGACAGGTTCGTTACAGCTCCTTAGCGAAGGCATATCCCGAGATTGCAGAGGAATTATTCCAGAAAGCAGAGGAACAGGCCAAGGAACGTTATGAAATCTACAAGAATATGTCAGAATTGACCAAGATTTAA
- a CDS encoding ABC transporter substrate binding protein has product MHKIRTFLGIIICLLLTFAPNNLSGKSPVFLAAGNEEKKNILYISSYNENFLSVPEQIEGVRSVLRTEEYNVDLEFMDSKRFVSYNSRQLFHDLIKYKIEHLPPYDGIIVGDDYALQFAMDYQKELFAEIPIVFLGVNDTNRVKEAEGIPYITGVVEELSIKENIQLGIALNKAAKRIVAIVDDTLTGIGDKVQYYSLEEQFPELKFEHINVSNYTFAEVENQVSNIDDDTILLYLSMYTDKTGANITIPEASRVLSRAARVPILRAEVGGIGEGILGGKMISYYDSGAIAAKLLLKVFGGTPIDSIPIIHESPNNYIIDYNVLKKYDIPVRLLPSDTQIVGRKQSFIEQHPVLTGNIVLIFSLSALVIILLTSDNIRRRKMDRILQESHEELVQTYEELTASEEELRLQYEISQKHMEEMEILNQKYGIAVDSTGCAVWEYDVTLRTLSITEEFLYPLNPKLAEMKDIDVLLDNMLCQEDKNLVLSEYNRYLNGETDKIYIELSLHNRNNEKIWVMLSGKGVFDLQGNVMSLNGLLIDITQIKEQEEYIKYLAGNDYLTKLPNRMSFMEKLEGHLKDNFYGAVLLLDIDNFKTINDTLGHLNGDRLLTVIAERINSLVDEDLKAYRFGGDEFLLLITDVKSEEAVEVYLNKLRKLFNEPISLLGKEHLVSFSAGITFFPKDSRDMERLLINVDTAMYYVKSNGKGNCMFYSDSIFEDIRSKAEIEDILRGALKEDGFTLLYQPQINVDTGEIDEFEALLRLKNRNLSPAKFIEIAEVSGIIIEIGRWVTKEVIRQMAEWRKKGYPLKPVAINFSGKQLNDKEYISFLSNTLKQYNINPKYIEIEITESILMEETDNTLAFLNQLKEMGLKIAMDDFGTGYSSLNYLTFIPVDKIKLDKSLCEKFINMDNSSVISSLISLVHSLNLIITAEGIEEPYQYYRLKEGGCDLIQGYLFSKPVSCQEVEEIYNENFSSRIVL; this is encoded by the coding sequence ATGCATAAGATAAGGACGTTCTTAGGTATTATAATCTGCTTACTGCTGACTTTTGCACCCAATAATTTATCTGGGAAATCACCTGTTTTCTTGGCTGCCGGAAATGAGGAAAAAAAGAATATTCTGTATATTAGCTCTTATAATGAGAATTTTCTCAGTGTACCAGAACAGATTGAAGGAGTTCGTTCTGTTTTAAGGACAGAGGAATATAATGTGGATCTGGAATTCATGGATTCGAAACGTTTTGTTTCATATAACAGCAGACAATTGTTTCATGATCTGATAAAATATAAAATAGAACATCTACCTCCTTATGATGGTATTATAGTAGGGGATGATTATGCTCTGCAGTTTGCCATGGATTATCAGAAGGAACTTTTTGCAGAGATACCAATTGTATTTTTGGGAGTTAATGATACGAACAGGGTGAAGGAAGCAGAAGGGATTCCATACATAACTGGTGTGGTAGAAGAGCTGTCTATCAAAGAAAACATACAACTCGGCATCGCACTTAATAAAGCAGCGAAGAGGATAGTAGCTATTGTGGATGATACCCTGACCGGCATTGGTGACAAAGTACAGTATTATTCCCTGGAGGAGCAATTCCCGGAATTAAAATTTGAACATATAAATGTATCCAACTACACCTTTGCAGAAGTGGAGAATCAAGTCAGCAATATTGATGATGACACGATACTTCTTTATTTAAGTATGTACACGGATAAAACAGGGGCCAATATAACTATACCTGAAGCCTCCAGAGTGTTAAGCAGAGCTGCAAGAGTTCCCATACTGCGTGCGGAAGTCGGAGGTATCGGTGAAGGCATCCTGGGTGGAAAAATGATTTCCTATTATGATTCAGGCGCAATCGCAGCCAAACTTCTTTTAAAAGTCTTTGGAGGTACTCCCATCGACTCAATCCCAATAATTCACGAAAGTCCAAATAATTACATAATTGATTACAACGTTTTAAAGAAATACGATATCCCCGTAAGATTACTACCGTCTGATACCCAGATTGTAGGACGTAAGCAATCCTTCATAGAACAGCATCCGGTTCTGACTGGAAATATAGTCTTGATTTTTTCTCTGTCTGCATTGGTAATAATTCTATTGACCTCAGATAATATCAGGAGAAGAAAAATGGACAGAATACTGCAGGAGAGTCATGAGGAACTGGTACAGACTTATGAAGAATTAACTGCTTCGGAGGAGGAATTAAGACTTCAGTATGAGATATCACAAAAACATATGGAAGAGATGGAAATCCTGAATCAGAAGTATGGTATTGCAGTTGACAGTACAGGCTGTGCAGTATGGGAGTATGATGTAACCTTAAGAACCTTATCAATAACCGAAGAGTTTCTGTATCCGTTAAATCCTAAGCTGGCAGAGATGAAGGATATCGATGTTCTTCTTGATAATATGTTGTGCCAGGAAGACAAGAATCTTGTATTATCAGAGTATAATAGGTATTTAAACGGAGAAACCGATAAGATATATATTGAATTATCCTTACATAATAGAAACAATGAAAAAATCTGGGTAATGTTAAGCGGCAAAGGCGTATTTGACCTGCAAGGAAATGTAATGTCTTTAAATGGTTTATTAATCGATATCACACAGATAAAGGAGCAGGAGGAATATATCAAGTACCTGGCAGGGAATGATTACCTGACGAAACTGCCGAACCGTATGAGTTTTATGGAGAAATTGGAGGGTCATTTAAAAGACAATTTCTATGGAGCTGTCCTCTTACTGGATATTGATAATTTCAAGACAATAAATGATACCCTGGGGCATTTAAACGGTGACCGGTTATTAACTGTTATAGCGGAACGAATCAACAGCCTTGTGGACGAGGATTTAAAGGCATATCGATTCGGAGGAGATGAATTCCTTCTATTGATTACCGATGTGAAGAGTGAAGAAGCTGTGGAAGTCTATCTGAATAAGCTTAGAAAATTATTTAATGAACCGATTAGCCTGCTTGGTAAAGAGCATCTTGTAAGTTTTAGTGCCGGTATTACCTTTTTTCCCAAAGACAGCAGGGATATGGAGAGGCTGCTTATCAATGTTGATACTGCAATGTATTATGTGAAAAGCAACGGAAAAGGCAATTGTATGTTCTATAGTGACAGTATTTTTGAAGATATCCGAAGCAAAGCGGAAATCGAAGATATCTTAAGAGGTGCACTAAAAGAAGACGGGTTTACCTTGCTGTATCAGCCACAGATTAATGTTGATACTGGAGAGATAGACGAGTTTGAAGCCCTGCTCAGGCTGAAGAACAGGAACTTATCCCCTGCAAAGTTCATTGAAATTGCTGAAGTGAGCGGTATAATAATTGAAATAGGAAGATGGGTTACAAAGGAAGTAATCCGGCAAATGGCTGAATGGAGGAAGAAAGGATATCCCTTAAAGCCGGTTGCCATTAATTTCTCGGGAAAACAGTTAAATGATAAAGAATACATATCATTTTTGAGTAATACATTAAAGCAGTATAACATTAATCCCAAATACATAGAAATCGAAATTACAGAAAGCATATTAATGGAGGAAACAGATAATACACTTGCTTTCCTTAACCAGCTGAAGGAAATGGGGCTGAAAATTGCAATGGATGACTTTGGAACCGGTTATTCCTCTCTTAACTATCTTACCTTTATTCCCGTTGACAAGATTAAACTGGACAAATCTCTCTGCGAGAAATTCATTAATATGGATAACAGCAGTGTTATAAGCAGTTTAATCAGTCTTGTTCATAGTCTTAATCTAATAATTACTGCTGAAGGGATCGAAGAACCTTATCAGTATTACCGGTTAAAAGAAGGCGGATGCGACTTGATTCAGGGGTATTTATTCAGTAAACCTGTTTCTTGCCAGGAGGTTGAAGAAATTTATAATGAGAATTTCTCCAGCAGGATTGTTTTATAA
- a CDS encoding tRNA threonylcarbamoyladenosine dehydratase, whose protein sequence is MLNQFSRTELLFGNEGMEKLQNARVAIFGIGGVGGYTAEALARSGVGTFDLFDDDKVCLTNINRQIIATRKTVGKYKVEVMKERILEINPQAVVHTHQTFYTPEVADQYDFSEYTYVVDAIDTVTGKIELVLRAQKCNVPIISCMGAGNKLDPTRFEVTDIYKTSVCPLAKVMRKELKVRGVKKLKVVYSKEPARKPLEDMSISCRSNCICPPGAQRKCTDRRQIPGSNAFVPSVAGLIIAGEIIKDLTGVR, encoded by the coding sequence ATGTTAAATCAATTTTCGAGAACAGAACTTTTATTTGGCAACGAAGGTATGGAGAAATTACAGAATGCACGAGTTGCTATATTTGGTATAGGCGGTGTGGGCGGATACACGGCAGAAGCACTTGCCAGAAGCGGCGTAGGAACCTTTGATTTATTTGATGATGATAAAGTATGTTTAACGAATATAAACCGGCAGATAATTGCAACAAGAAAAACGGTTGGTAAATACAAAGTTGAAGTAATGAAGGAAAGAATATTGGAAATCAACCCTCAGGCAGTGGTACATACTCATCAAACCTTTTATACACCTGAAGTAGCAGATCAATATGATTTTTCTGAATACACTTATGTTGTAGATGCAATAGATACCGTTACAGGAAAGATTGAGCTGGTTTTAAGGGCACAAAAATGTAATGTTCCTATTATAAGTTGTATGGGAGCTGGAAATAAGCTGGATCCAACCAGATTTGAAGTAACAGATATATATAAGACTAGCGTTTGCCCCCTTGCCAAGGTTATGCGAAAAGAGCTAAAGGTAAGAGGTGTTAAGAAGCTGAAGGTTGTTTATTCCAAGGAACCTGCTAGAAAACCTTTGGAAGATATGTCTATCAGCTGCAGAAGCAACTGCATATGTCCTCCCGGGGCACAGCGCAAATGTACGGACAGAAGACAAATTCCAGGAAGCAATGCTTTTGTACCTTCTGTAGCCGGACTGATTATAGCCGGAGAAATTATAAAGGATCTGACCGGAGTAAGATAA
- a CDS encoding methionine ABC transporter permease, whose translation MIGQGVLETLFMTFTSIAVAYILGIPIGIVTEVTRRGGIYPIPALNGFLGFIINIGRSIPFIILLVFVMPVTRQIAGTTIGPKAATVPLIIAATPFVARMVESSLREVDGGVIEAAKAMGANTRQIIYKVLLPEARPSLIMGASLATITLVGYTAMAGVVGGRGLGDIALRYGYYRYQPDVMIVTIILLVIMVQIIQSIGHSISKKIDKRGKGEN comes from the coding sequence ATGATAGGGCAAGGTGTCCTGGAGACTTTATTTATGACATTTACCTCCATTGCAGTTGCATACATACTGGGGATTCCTATCGGGATAGTAACAGAGGTAACAAGGAGGGGCGGTATTTATCCCATTCCGGCTCTAAATGGTTTTTTAGGTTTTATTATTAATATAGGCAGATCTATTCCCTTCATCATTTTACTGGTTTTTGTAATGCCGGTTACAAGACAGATCGCAGGAACTACAATAGGACCGAAAGCTGCAACTGTTCCATTGATAATAGCAGCGACACCTTTTGTTGCCAGAATGGTTGAAAGTTCCTTAAGGGAAGTAGACGGAGGAGTTATAGAAGCGGCAAAAGCAATGGGAGCCAATACCAGACAGATTATTTATAAAGTGCTGCTGCCGGAAGCAAGACCCTCCCTGATCATGGGAGCATCACTTGCCACTATCACTCTGGTTGGTTACACGGCCATGGCTGGAGTCGTTGGCGGCAGGGGACTTGGTGATATCGCCTTAAGATATGGCTATTACAGATATCAGCCTGATGTCATGATTGTTACTATAATACTGCTTGTAATTATGGTACAGATAATCCAGAGCATAGGGCATTCAATATCAAAGAAGATTGATAAAAGAGGAAAAGGAGAGAATTGA
- a CDS encoding DUF3787 domain-containing protein: MQNRKENSLNSEKNKRLDTISATNSEETAAWANEEKIVKHSQVSIPSEYEVEKAKNWVDNGSQL; this comes from the coding sequence ATGCAGAATAGAAAAGAGAATTCATTAAATTCGGAAAAGAATAAAAGGCTTGATACGATTAGTGCAACAAACAGTGAAGAAACAGCTGCATGGGCAAATGAAGAGAAAATCGTAAAACACAGCCAGGTATCAATTCCCTCAGAGTATGAGGTGGAAAAGGCAAAGAACTGGGTAGATAATGGAAGCCAGTTATAG
- a CDS encoding methionine ABC transporter ATP-binding protein, with protein sequence MIQVKQLTKEFSIAKNKKLTVLKNISLDIEDGDIFGIIGMSGAGKSTFIRCLNLLERPTKGTIVIDGVEITRKKGRDLNSLRKNIGMIFQNFNLLMQKNVARNIAFGLEITGVHEFKIPGMADKDYKKLGYFKKRAQKKKEIERRVDELLKLVDLEEKKYEYPAKLSGGQRQRVAIARALATSPSILLCDEATSALDSRTTESILKLLKKINEETGVTIVMITHEMNVVQKICNKVAVLDKSEIVAIGNTQAVFGDTSSKIVAQLLGGGEE encoded by the coding sequence ATGATTCAGGTAAAACAGCTCACAAAAGAATTTTCCATAGCGAAGAATAAGAAGCTGACCGTTCTGAAAAATATCAGTCTGGATATTGAGGATGGAGATATATTTGGTATAATCGGCATGAGCGGGGCAGGAAAAAGTACGTTTATCCGTTGTCTGAACTTATTAGAGAGGCCGACAAAGGGTACCATTGTAATCGACGGGGTAGAGATTACAAGAAAAAAAGGAAGAGACTTAAATTCCCTTCGTAAAAACATCGGAATGATATTTCAGAACTTTAATCTGTTAATGCAGAAAAATGTTGCAAGGAATATAGCCTTTGGACTTGAAATCACAGGTGTACATGAATTTAAGATTCCGGGTATGGCCGATAAGGATTATAAGAAGCTTGGATATTTTAAGAAAAGAGCGCAAAAGAAAAAAGAAATAGAACGCAGAGTAGATGAACTGTTAAAGCTGGTGGATTTAGAGGAGAAGAAATACGAGTATCCTGCGAAATTAAGCGGCGGACAGAGACAGAGAGTAGCAATAGCCAGAGCCTTGGCCACGAGCCCGTCTATTCTGTTGTGTGATGAAGCAACCTCCGCACTTGACAGCAGAACAACAGAATCCATATTAAAACTGTTGAAGAAAATAAACGAAGAGACCGGTGTAACGATTGTTATGATAACACATGAGATGAATGTGGTACAAAAGATATGTAACAAGGTTGCAGTACTGGATAAGTCAGAAATTGTAGCAATTGGTAATACCCAGGCAGTATTTGGCGACACCTCTTCAAAAATTGTTGCACAGTTATTAGGGGGAGGGGAAGAATAA